In Trueperaceae bacterium, a single genomic region encodes these proteins:
- a CDS encoding RidA family protein, with product MSELEGRLSAMGVVVPDRTWNKGKNVAVNHVGDLLYVGGHGPTDPDGVVRLKGKLGRELTVDQGYQAARNCAVVALGNLKSYLGDLDRILRVVKVLGFVNAVEDFQQHGKVIDGFSDLWIALLGEAGRHARSSIGVSSLAGDIAVEIEFILQVR from the coding sequence GTGAGCGAACTCGAGGGGCGGCTGAGCGCCATGGGCGTCGTGGTGCCCGACAGGACCTGGAACAAGGGGAAGAACGTGGCGGTTAACCACGTTGGGGATCTACTCTACGTGGGCGGCCACGGCCCCACCGACCCCGACGGCGTGGTACGCCTGAAGGGCAAACTCGGTCGTGAACTGACGGTCGACCAGGGTTACCAGGCGGCGAGGAACTGCGCCGTAGTCGCGTTGGGTAACCTGAAGTCGTACCTCGGCGACCTCGACCGCATCTTGCGCGTCGTCAAGGTGCTCGGGTTCGTGAACGCGGTTGAGGACTTCCAGCAGCACGGGAAGGTGATCGACGGGTTCTCCGACCTGTGGATCGCCCTCCTGGGCGAGGCCGGTCGCCACGCACGCAGTTCGATCGGTGTCAGCTCTCTCGCAGGCGACATCGCGGTGGAGATCGAGTTCATCTTGCAGGTCCGCTGA
- a CDS encoding succinylglutamate desuccinylase/aspartoacylase family protein: MTKLEWLPVTTRSSGEKLSIALHTLEGAAAGPTLGLFSTSHGDEAYAVLVIREVLKRVDPARLKGRILAMPLGNPVAFESFTRTTGQGMNTDMNNLNRVFPGDPGGWLTQQMAHTISTGFVAKADYVLDFHCGGVESGIDYVLTHAGGGETHARSRHLSRVYGTEILFEHAKPVHSGTLTDLAIEQGKPSVVVEVGGSVLANDPDYLEKCVQGVFNVMIELGMWEGEKVLPRKQYLMRRRVLVRPTNGGMFQPEVFMDKLGKAVKGGTVLARVFNAQTFEELDVFTAPYEDTIMIMMRGLLSRVNPGDYAYILGDLSSAEVIVNA, translated from the coding sequence ATGACCAAGCTAGAGTGGCTGCCCGTCACGACCCGTTCCTCCGGCGAGAAGCTGAGCATCGCCTTGCACACGCTCGAAGGCGCCGCCGCAGGCCCTACCCTCGGCCTCTTCTCGACCTCTCACGGCGACGAGGCGTACGCCGTCCTCGTCATCAGGGAGGTCCTGAAGCGGGTTGACCCCGCGCGGCTCAAGGGGCGCATCCTCGCCATGCCCCTCGGTAACCCGGTGGCGTTCGAGTCGTTCACGCGCACTACGGGCCAGGGGATGAACACGGACATGAACAACCTCAACCGGGTGTTCCCCGGCGACCCCGGTGGCTGGCTCACCCAGCAGATGGCGCACACGATCTCGACCGGGTTCGTCGCCAAGGCCGACTACGTCCTCGATTTCCACTGCGGCGGGGTGGAGAGCGGCATCGACTACGTGCTCACTCACGCCGGGGGCGGCGAGACTCATGCGCGCTCACGCCACCTGTCACGCGTGTACGGCACAGAGATCCTGTTCGAGCACGCCAAGCCCGTGCACTCCGGCACCCTCACGGACCTCGCCATCGAGCAGGGCAAGCCGTCCGTCGTGGTCGAGGTGGGCGGTTCGGTGCTGGCCAACGACCCGGACTACCTCGAGAAGTGCGTGCAAGGCGTGTTCAACGTGATGATCGAGCTTGGCATGTGGGAGGGCGAGAAGGTGCTGCCGAGGAAGCAGTACCTCATGCGGCGGCGCGTGCTGGTGCGCCCGACCAACGGTGGGATGTTCCAGCCTGAGGTCTTCATGGACAAGCTGGGCAAGGCCGTGAAGGGCGGGACGGTCCTGGCGCGCGTCTTCAACGCGCAGACGTTCGAGGAACTCGACGTGTTCACCGCACCCTACGAAGACACGATCATGATCATGATGCGGGGGCTTCTCTCGCGCGTGAACCCGGGCGATTACGCCTACATCTTGGGCGACCTCTCGTCCGCTGAGGTCATCGTCAACGCCTGA
- a CDS encoding GntR family transcriptional regulator — MLPSEATSTTGIKRYTLTEQIVEWLSTRIITGEYRPNTPLTEVELAETIGCSRSPLREALRVLAQEGLVDLVPGKGATVSPLEPKLAADLYDTRALLEPAAARLAVAVITGADLARLRDAYAELRLAADNQDVTRYQGLNWSFHSDLYSLCPNSTIVDLIRLTWRRSLRYGQLLRSNRDRPRGSVVRKARLMEAIEARDADGAAEHVAAIIMSGRSDVLEALTERPDDPYSYWEKSELAAG, encoded by the coding sequence ATGTTGCCCAGCGAGGCGACCTCTACCACCGGCATCAAACGCTATACGCTCACCGAACAGATAGTCGAGTGGCTCTCCACCCGGATCATCACGGGGGAGTACCGACCCAACACGCCGCTCACCGAGGTCGAGTTGGCCGAGACCATTGGGTGTAGCCGCAGCCCGTTGCGAGAGGCGCTGCGGGTACTGGCTCAGGAGGGGTTGGTGGACCTGGTTCCCGGCAAGGGCGCCACGGTGAGCCCGCTGGAGCCCAAGCTGGCCGCCGACCTCTACGACACGAGGGCGCTACTGGAGCCGGCGGCCGCGCGGCTGGCGGTGGCCGTCATCACCGGCGCCGACCTTGCTCGTCTGCGGGACGCCTACGCCGAGCTGCGGCTGGCTGCGGACAACCAAGACGTGACGCGGTACCAGGGCCTCAACTGGTCGTTCCACTCTGACCTCTACAGCCTCTGCCCCAACTCCACGATCGTCGACCTCATCCGACTGACGTGGCGCAGGAGCCTACGCTACGGCCAGCTCCTGCGTAGCAACAGGGACAGGCCGAGGGGCTCGGTCGTGAGGAAGGCGAGGCTCATGGAAGCGATCGAGGCGAGAGACGCCGACGGGGCCGCCGAGCACGTGGCGGCCATCATCATGAGCGGGCGGTCCGACGTCCTGGAGGCGCTGACGGAGCGCCCCGACGACCCCTACAGCTACTGGGAGAAGAGCGAGCTCGCGGCCGGCTGA